One genomic segment of Hordeum vulgare subsp. vulgare chromosome 2H, MorexV3_pseudomolecules_assembly, whole genome shotgun sequence includes these proteins:
- the LOC123430931 gene encoding beta-fructofuranosidase, insoluble isoenzyme 7-like isoform X1, with translation MDGAQNLNHGRTAYHFQPAKYWQNDPNGPMYHNGMYHLFYQYNPRGPTWGDGKLSWGHSVSGDLVNWADVGNALDPTSPFDVNGCWSGSATVLPGGRPAILYTGMDDADKAQVQNVAFAKNPSDPLLREWEKPSCNPVIPMPADVTGNNFRDPTEAWRGRDGLWRVAVAAEVRGVGSLLVYRSADFLHWERNAGAPLHVASARDGDAPAVLECPDLFPMAAPGAIEGLDVSASHAGVLHVLKLSDFAKEDHYMVGRYDDEADTFAPAEPDRGGDCANWRRLDHGHLYASKSFYDARKKRRVLWAWVDETDGGGVARGWAGIQAFPRAMWLDADGKRLVQWPVEEIETLRRKRVGLQWATEVEAGGTKEIAGIVGSQADVQVVFEVSNLEDAETLDPKWLQDPAGLSAEKGASVPGGVGPFGLLVMASGDLKEHTAVFFRVFRHTDKYKVLMCTDLTKSSGKAEGVKIPSYGAFLDVDLEKDKTLSLRTLIDHTIVESFADGGRTCMTARMYPEHATTSSSRLYAFNYGVGALKVSKLEAWELATATVNSEDVI, from the exons ATCCCAATG GTCCTATGTACCACAACGGCATGTACCACTTGTTCTACCAGTACAACCCTCGCGGCCCGACCTGGGGCGACGGCAAGCTCTCATGGGGCCACTCTGTCTCCGGCGACCTCGTGAACTGGGCCGACGTTGGCAACGCATTGGACCCCACTTCCCCATTTGACGTCAACGGTTGCTGGTCAGGCTCGGCCACCGTCCTCCCCGGCGGCCGCCCGGCGATCCTTTACACGGGCATGGACGACGCCGACAAGGCGCAGGTGCAGAACGTGGCCTTCGCCAAGAACCCCTCTGACCCGCTCCTCCGCGAGTGGGAGAAGCCCAGCTGCAACCCGGTCATCCCCATGCCGGCGGACGTCACCGGCAACAACTTCCGCGACCCCACGGAGGCGTGGCGTGGCCGCGACGGCCTGTGGagggtcgccgtcgccgccgaggTCCGCGGCGTTGGCTCCTTGCTCGTGTACCGGAGCGCGGACTTCCTCCACTGGGAGCGCAACGCTGGCGCGCCTCTGCATGTCGCCAGCGCGCGCGACGGGGACGCCCCGGCCGTGCTGGAGTGCCCGGACCTGTTCCCGATGGCGGCACCCGGCGCGATAGAGGGGCTCGACGTGTCGGCGAGCCACGCCGGGGTGTTGCACGTGCTGAAGCTCAGCGACTTCGCCAAGGAGGACCACTACATGGTCGGGCGGTACGACGACGAGGCGGACACCTTCGCGCCGGCAGAGCCCGATCGCGGCGGCGACTGCGCAAACTGGCGCCGGCTCGACCACGGCCACCTGTACGCGTCCAAGTCCTTCTACGACGCCCGCAAGAAGCGACGCGTGCTGTGGGCGTGGGTCGACGAgaccgacggcggcggcgtcgCCAGAGGCTGGGCCGGCATCCAGGCGTTCCCGAGGGCGATGTGGCTGGACGCCGACGGGAAGCGGCTGGTTCAGTGGCCAGTCGAAGAGATCGAGACGCTGAGGAGGAAGCGGGTCGGCCTGCAGTGGGCGACGGAGGTGGAGGCCGGCGGCACGAAGGAGATCGCCGGCATCGTGGGCTCGCAGGCGGACGTGCAGGTGGTCTTCGAGGTCTCGAACCTGGAGGATGCCGAGACGTTGGACCCGAAGTGGCTGCAGGATCCGGCGGGGCTGTCCGCCGAGAAGGGCGCGTCAGTGCCGGGCGGAGTCGGCCCGTTCGGGCTGCTGGTCATGGCTTCCGGCGACCTGAAGGAGCACACCGCCGTCTTCTTCAGGGTGTTCAGGCACACTGACAAGTACAAGGTCCTCATGTGCACCGACCTCACAAA GTCATCTGGGAAAGCAGAAGGGGTAAAAATCCCATCCTACGGGGCATTTCTGGACGTGGACTTGGAGAAGGACAAGACCTTGTCGCTCAGAACACTG ATCGATCACACCATTGTGGAGAGCTTCGCCGATGGCGGGAGGACGTGCATGACGGCTCGCATGTATCCGGAGCATGCGACCACAAGCAGCAGCCGGTTGTACGCATTCAACTATGGTGTTGGCGCCTTGAAGGTGTCGAAGTTGGAGGCGTGGGAGCTTGCGACGGCAACCGTAAACAGTGAAGATGTTATATAG
- the LOC123430931 gene encoding beta-fructofuranosidase, insoluble isoenzyme 7-like isoform X2, which produces MYHNGMYHLFYQYNPRGPTWGDGKLSWGHSVSGDLVNWADVGNALDPTSPFDVNGCWSGSATVLPGGRPAILYTGMDDADKAQVQNVAFAKNPSDPLLREWEKPSCNPVIPMPADVTGNNFRDPTEAWRGRDGLWRVAVAAEVRGVGSLLVYRSADFLHWERNAGAPLHVASARDGDAPAVLECPDLFPMAAPGAIEGLDVSASHAGVLHVLKLSDFAKEDHYMVGRYDDEADTFAPAEPDRGGDCANWRRLDHGHLYASKSFYDARKKRRVLWAWVDETDGGGVARGWAGIQAFPRAMWLDADGKRLVQWPVEEIETLRRKRVGLQWATEVEAGGTKEIAGIVGSQADVQVVFEVSNLEDAETLDPKWLQDPAGLSAEKGASVPGGVGPFGLLVMASGDLKEHTAVFFRVFRHTDKYKVLMCTDLTKSSGKAEGVKIPSYGAFLDVDLEKDKTLSLRTLIDHTIVESFADGGRTCMTARMYPEHATTSSSRLYAFNYGVGALKVSKLEAWELATATVNSEDVI; this is translated from the exons ATGTACCACAACGGCATGTACCACTTGTTCTACCAGTACAACCCTCGCGGCCCGACCTGGGGCGACGGCAAGCTCTCATGGGGCCACTCTGTCTCCGGCGACCTCGTGAACTGGGCCGACGTTGGCAACGCATTGGACCCCACTTCCCCATTTGACGTCAACGGTTGCTGGTCAGGCTCGGCCACCGTCCTCCCCGGCGGCCGCCCGGCGATCCTTTACACGGGCATGGACGACGCCGACAAGGCGCAGGTGCAGAACGTGGCCTTCGCCAAGAACCCCTCTGACCCGCTCCTCCGCGAGTGGGAGAAGCCCAGCTGCAACCCGGTCATCCCCATGCCGGCGGACGTCACCGGCAACAACTTCCGCGACCCCACGGAGGCGTGGCGTGGCCGCGACGGCCTGTGGagggtcgccgtcgccgccgaggTCCGCGGCGTTGGCTCCTTGCTCGTGTACCGGAGCGCGGACTTCCTCCACTGGGAGCGCAACGCTGGCGCGCCTCTGCATGTCGCCAGCGCGCGCGACGGGGACGCCCCGGCCGTGCTGGAGTGCCCGGACCTGTTCCCGATGGCGGCACCCGGCGCGATAGAGGGGCTCGACGTGTCGGCGAGCCACGCCGGGGTGTTGCACGTGCTGAAGCTCAGCGACTTCGCCAAGGAGGACCACTACATGGTCGGGCGGTACGACGACGAGGCGGACACCTTCGCGCCGGCAGAGCCCGATCGCGGCGGCGACTGCGCAAACTGGCGCCGGCTCGACCACGGCCACCTGTACGCGTCCAAGTCCTTCTACGACGCCCGCAAGAAGCGACGCGTGCTGTGGGCGTGGGTCGACGAgaccgacggcggcggcgtcgCCAGAGGCTGGGCCGGCATCCAGGCGTTCCCGAGGGCGATGTGGCTGGACGCCGACGGGAAGCGGCTGGTTCAGTGGCCAGTCGAAGAGATCGAGACGCTGAGGAGGAAGCGGGTCGGCCTGCAGTGGGCGACGGAGGTGGAGGCCGGCGGCACGAAGGAGATCGCCGGCATCGTGGGCTCGCAGGCGGACGTGCAGGTGGTCTTCGAGGTCTCGAACCTGGAGGATGCCGAGACGTTGGACCCGAAGTGGCTGCAGGATCCGGCGGGGCTGTCCGCCGAGAAGGGCGCGTCAGTGCCGGGCGGAGTCGGCCCGTTCGGGCTGCTGGTCATGGCTTCCGGCGACCTGAAGGAGCACACCGCCGTCTTCTTCAGGGTGTTCAGGCACACTGACAAGTACAAGGTCCTCATGTGCACCGACCTCACAAA GTCATCTGGGAAAGCAGAAGGGGTAAAAATCCCATCCTACGGGGCATTTCTGGACGTGGACTTGGAGAAGGACAAGACCTTGTCGCTCAGAACACTG ATCGATCACACCATTGTGGAGAGCTTCGCCGATGGCGGGAGGACGTGCATGACGGCTCGCATGTATCCGGAGCATGCGACCACAAGCAGCAGCCGGTTGTACGCATTCAACTATGGTGTTGGCGCCTTGAAGGTGTCGAAGTTGGAGGCGTGGGAGCTTGCGACGGCAACCGTAAACAGTGAAGATGTTATATAG